A single region of the Malaclemys terrapin pileata isolate rMalTer1 chromosome 2, rMalTer1.hap1, whole genome shotgun sequence genome encodes:
- the LOC128831945 gene encoding small serum protein 2-like, with protein MKTLLCLTVLSASLAVCHGACFLMNNKVQIKEGELVFPQACLDPLDKSEHPVGATWNSRHCLRCTCEGMTMSCCTRYGGVVKAPEGCEATIDEEQCEYKFHKKNDPFAPCTPF; from the exons ATG AAGACCCTGCTCTGTCTGACCGTGCTCTCTGCCAGCCTGGCTGTCTGCCACGGAGCCTGCTTTCTGATGAACAACAAAGTGCAGATAAAAGAGG GTGAACTGGTGTTTCCGCAAGCGTGTTTGGATCCTTTAGATAAAAGTGAGCACCCAGTTGGAGCCACCTGGAATTCCCGTCACTGCCTGAGGTGCACCTGTGAGGGCATGACCATGTCATGCTGTACAAG ATATGGCGGCGTCGTGAAGGCCCCCGAAGGGTGTGAAGCAACCATTGATGAGGAGCAGTGTGAATATAAATTCCATAAGAAGAATGACCCCTTTGCGCCATGCaccccattttaa